The Metabacillus sediminilitoris genome window below encodes:
- the pruA gene encoding L-glutamate gamma-semialdehyde dehydrogenase — MLPTYKHEPFTDFTVEENRVAFEEALRKVESELGKEYPLIVNGERITTEAKITSINPSKKAEVVGYVSKANKEIAEQAIQAADEAFKTWKKVNPEERANILIRTAAILRRRKHEFSALLVKEAGKPWREADADTAEAIDFLEYYARQMIELKDGKKVNSREGEQNRYIYTPTGVCVTISPWNFALAIMAGTTVAPIVTGNTVLLKPASTTPVVAYKFVEALEEAGLPKGVVNYIPGSGAEVGDYLVDHPKTSLITFTGSRDVGVRLYERAAVVHPGQNHLKRVIVELGGKDTVVVDREADLELAAQSIVVSAFGFSGQKCSAGSRAVIHQDVYDQVLERVVELTKELSLGEPTTNNVYMGPVVDKAAFDKIMSYIEIGKEEGRILTGGEGDDSKGFFIQPTVIADLDPNGRIMQEEIFGPVVGFSKAKDFDDAIEIANNTEYGLTGAVITNNRAHIEQAKQDFQVGNLYFNRNCTGAIVGYHPFGGFKMSGTDSKAGGPDYLVLHMQAKTISEMY, encoded by the coding sequence ATGTTACCAACATATAAACATGAACCATTTACTGATTTTACTGTAGAAGAAAATCGAGTAGCTTTTGAAGAGGCGTTAAGAAAGGTAGAAAGTGAATTAGGAAAAGAATATCCATTAATTGTGAATGGTGAGCGTATTACAACAGAAGCAAAAATCACTTCTATTAATCCATCAAAAAAAGCTGAAGTTGTTGGTTATGTTTCAAAGGCCAATAAAGAAATTGCAGAACAAGCTATTCAAGCTGCAGATGAGGCTTTCAAAACATGGAAAAAGGTTAATCCAGAAGAAAGAGCTAATATCTTAATCCGTACAGCTGCAATCCTACGTCGCCGTAAACATGAATTCTCTGCTTTGCTTGTAAAAGAAGCAGGTAAACCATGGAGAGAAGCAGATGCAGATACTGCTGAAGCAATCGATTTTCTTGAATATTACGCACGTCAAATGATTGAGTTAAAAGACGGTAAGAAAGTAAATAGCCGTGAAGGTGAACAAAACAGATATATCTATACACCAACTGGAGTTTGTGTAACAATTTCACCATGGAATTTCGCGTTAGCTATTATGGCTGGAACTACTGTAGCACCAATCGTAACTGGTAATACAGTATTATTAAAACCTGCGAGTACAACACCTGTAGTAGCGTATAAATTTGTTGAAGCACTTGAAGAAGCAGGTCTTCCTAAAGGAGTAGTAAACTATATTCCAGGTAGCGGTGCAGAGGTAGGAGATTACTTAGTTGACCACCCTAAAACAAGCTTAATCACATTTACAGGATCACGTGACGTAGGTGTTCGCTTATATGAAAGAGCTGCTGTTGTTCACCCTGGTCAAAACCACTTAAAACGCGTTATTGTTGAATTAGGTGGAAAAGATACAGTTGTTGTTGATCGTGAAGCAGATTTAGAATTAGCAGCACAATCAATCGTTGTATCTGCTTTCGGTTTCTCAGGACAAAAATGTTCAGCTGGTTCACGTGCAGTTATTCACCAAGATGTATATGATCAAGTATTAGAAAGAGTTGTTGAACTCACAAAAGAACTTTCACTTGGTGAACCAACAACGAATAATGTTTACATGGGACCAGTTGTTGATAAAGCTGCGTTTGATAAAATTATGAGCTATATCGAAATTGGTAAAGAAGAAGGTCGTATTCTAACAGGTGGTGAAGGTGATGATTCGAAAGGATTCTTTATCCAACCTACTGTTATAGCTGATTTAGACCCAAATGGAAGAATTATGCAGGAAGAAATCTTTGGACCAGTTGTCGGCTTTAGTAAAGCAAAAGACTTTGACGATGCAATTGAAATTGCAAACAATACTGAATACGGTCTTACTGGGGCAGTAATTACAAATAACCGTGCTCATATCGAACAAGCGAAACAAGATTTCCAAGTTGGTAATCTTTACTTTAACCGTAACTGTACTGGAGCAATCGTTGGATATCACCCATTCGGTGGCTTTAAAATGTCTGGTACAGATTCAAAAGCCGGCGGACCTGATTACTTAGTTCTTCATATGCAAGCTAAAACAATTTCTGAAATGTACTAA
- a CDS encoding sigma-54 interaction domain-containing protein has product MESSKINHHFKQLTTIYETLINEIDVGVHVINDSGKTIIYNNKMSEIESLTKEDVINKDFLDIFRFEDGQKSTLLEALYHNKEIKNVKQTYFTKKGKAITTINNTFPIYENEKVIGAIEIAKDVTKIENLLKNNMNLKSNTRYTFDSLIGESDAIKEVIEIAKRATRTPSSVLIIGETGTGKELFAQSIHNGSEHSSGPFISQNCAAMPETLIESILFGTKKGAFTGATERIGLFEQAEGGTLLLDEINSLSPMLQAKLLRAIQEKSIRRIGDTVDRKVNVRIISTINEDPVEAIANNRLRKDLYYRLSVVSLFIPSLKERKGDIHLLINHFIQKYNQMFQMDVKGVNENVMKIFEEYEWPGNVRELEHVIEGAMNLVVDEPIIEVSHLPFNFRNKSTLASHQEFPIVSVHDMKTVNKPESIRHLKDYLLNAEEYYIKKVLEKNNYHKTRTAQELGLSRQTLQYRINRLNINS; this is encoded by the coding sequence ATGGAATCCAGCAAAATAAATCACCATTTTAAACAACTAACTACAATATATGAAACATTAATAAATGAAATTGATGTAGGTGTTCATGTTATAAACGACTCAGGTAAAACTATTATTTACAATAATAAAATGTCTGAGATTGAATCTCTTACAAAGGAAGATGTCATAAACAAAGATTTTTTAGATATTTTCAGGTTTGAAGATGGACAAAAAAGTACATTACTTGAAGCGTTATACCACAATAAAGAAATTAAAAATGTAAAGCAGACATACTTTACAAAAAAAGGGAAAGCAATTACTACAATTAATAATACGTTTCCAATCTACGAAAATGAAAAAGTAATTGGTGCCATTGAAATTGCTAAAGATGTAACAAAAATAGAGAACTTACTTAAAAATAATATGAATCTTAAAAGTAATACTCGTTATACTTTTGATAGCTTAATAGGTGAAAGTGATGCAATTAAAGAGGTTATTGAGATTGCCAAAAGAGCAACTCGCACGCCTTCTTCTGTATTAATAATCGGGGAAACAGGTACAGGAAAGGAATTATTTGCTCAAAGCATCCATAATGGAAGTGAGCATTCGTCAGGTCCCTTCATTTCCCAAAACTGCGCTGCTATGCCAGAAACTCTTATCGAAAGCATATTATTTGGCACAAAAAAAGGAGCATTTACCGGAGCAACTGAACGTATTGGATTATTTGAACAAGCTGAGGGAGGTACATTGTTATTAGATGAAATTAACTCATTAAGTCCAATGCTTCAAGCAAAATTATTGCGAGCAATTCAAGAGAAGTCGATACGACGCATCGGGGATACAGTTGATCGAAAGGTTAATGTCCGAATCATATCAACGATTAACGAGGATCCTGTGGAAGCAATTGCAAATAATCGTTTACGAAAAGATTTATATTACAGGCTTAGTGTCGTTTCCTTATTCATTCCTTCATTAAAAGAGCGAAAGGGTGATATTCATTTATTAATCAACCATTTTATCCAGAAATACAATCAAATGTTCCAAATGGATGTCAAAGGGGTAAATGAAAATGTCATGAAAATTTTCGAAGAATATGAATGGCCGGGTAATGTTAGGGAATTAGAACATGTTATTGAGGGTGCAATGAATCTAGTCGTAGATGAACCCATAATCGAAGTCTCACATTTACCATTTAACTTTAGAAATAAATCTACACTAGCATCACATCAGGAATTCCCAATTGTAAGTGTTCACGATATGAAAACAGTAAATAAACCTGAATCAATTCGTCATTTAAAAGACTACTTACTAAATGCAGAGGAATATTACATTAAAAAAGTGCTTGAAAAAAATAATTATCACAAAACAAGAACTGCTCAAGAATTAGGTTTAAGCAGACAAACACTTCAATATCGAATAAACCGTTTAAACATTAACTCTTAG
- a CDS encoding YitT family protein encodes MFNGLKIKNMLFILLGSAIFAFGLVNFNMQNNLAEGGLTGITLLLYFLFTIDPSISNLVLNIPLFFVGWKQLGRTSFIYTILGVVSLSLFLAIFQHFPINMPLHEDMTLAALFAGVFIGIGLGIIFRNGGTTGGVDIIARLVEKYVGWNMGKTIFLFDLCVIGISWLLYLNYKEAMYTLLAVFIASKVIDFMQEGAYSAKGATIMSNRNPEISEKIMKEMERGVTILKGKGSFSKQDLEVLYCVVSRGEIFRLKQIITSIDPHAFVVVSDVHDVLGEGFTLDENKKPIIS; translated from the coding sequence ATGTTTAACGGGTTAAAGATTAAAAATATGTTATTTATTTTACTTGGCTCAGCTATATTTGCCTTCGGACTAGTTAATTTTAATATGCAAAATAACTTAGCAGAAGGCGGACTTACAGGGATTACCCTGCTATTATATTTTTTATTTACAATCGATCCTTCTATTTCAAATCTAGTATTGAATATTCCGCTGTTTTTTGTAGGCTGGAAACAACTTGGACGCACGTCTTTTATTTATACAATTCTTGGTGTAGTTAGCCTATCGCTATTTTTAGCAATATTTCAGCATTTCCCTATAAATATGCCGCTACATGAGGATATGACACTTGCTGCATTATTTGCAGGCGTCTTTATCGGTATCGGATTAGGGATCATTTTCAGGAACGGGGGAACAACTGGCGGCGTCGATATCATTGCACGCCTCGTTGAAAAGTACGTAGGCTGGAATATGGGGAAAACAATCTTTTTATTTGATTTATGCGTTATCGGGATTTCTTGGTTGTTATATCTAAACTATAAAGAAGCAATGTATACCCTTCTAGCTGTTTTTATCGCATCAAAGGTTATCGACTTTATGCAGGAAGGAGCTTATTCTGCAAAAGGGGCAACGATCATGTCCAATCGAAATCCGGAAATTTCCGAAAAGATTATGAAAGAAATGGAACGTGGAGTGACCATATTAAAAGGGAAGGGCTCTTTCTCTAAACAGGATTTGGAAGTTTTATACTGTGTCGTGAGCAGGGGAGAAATCTTTCGATTAAAACAAATTATAACGTCAATTGATCCTCATGCGTTCGTCGTCGTAAGTGATGTTCATGATGTATTGGGAGAAGGTTTTACATTAGATGAAAACAAAAAGCCAATTATAAGTTAA
- a CDS encoding YitT family protein has protein sequence MKKRIVDIIYILLGSFIFALAINLFIIPNDLGEGGVTGITIILFYLFEWSPGLLSLIINSFLIVIGFKFLNKTTIIYTILAVVFNSLFLHVTRFWSISSDELMVNAIFGGIFAGIGIGLIIRVGGTTAGTTILARITSKYLGWSISYGLLFFDLIVALSSYFIIGTERLMLTIIMLYIGTKVMEFIIEGVNPKKAITIISEKPDDIAKQVNEKMDRGVTVFSGHGYYTKTSKDILYIVISKQEVVKLKKIVKATDQHAFLAIHDVRDVFGEGFLDISKT, from the coding sequence ATGAAGAAAAGAATAGTTGATATCATTTATATTTTATTAGGTTCTTTTATCTTTGCATTGGCTATCAATCTTTTTATTATACCTAACGACCTTGGAGAAGGTGGGGTAACAGGTATAACCATTATATTGTTTTATCTTTTTGAATGGTCTCCTGGATTATTAAGTTTAATTATAAATTCATTCTTGATTGTGATAGGTTTTAAATTTTTAAATAAGACTACTATTATTTATACGATATTAGCTGTTGTATTCAATTCCTTATTTCTGCATGTAACTAGATTTTGGAGTATTTCCTCAGATGAATTAATGGTTAATGCGATCTTTGGCGGTATTTTTGCAGGGATTGGCATTGGACTAATTATTCGGGTAGGAGGAACGACTGCAGGTACAACGATACTTGCGAGAATTACGAGCAAATACCTTGGCTGGAGTATAAGTTATGGTCTTTTATTTTTTGATTTAATTGTGGCCTTATCATCATATTTTATCATTGGTACAGAGCGGTTGATGCTTACAATTATTATGCTTTACATAGGAACAAAAGTAATGGAATTTATCATTGAAGGGGTAAATCCTAAAAAGGCAATTACCATCATATCAGAAAAACCAGATGATATTGCTAAGCAAGTAAACGAGAAGATGGACAGAGGTGTGACGGTTTTTTCTGGCCATGGGTATTATACAAAAACATCTAAAGATATCCTATATATCGTGATAAGCAAGCAAGAAGTGGTGAAGCTTAAAAAAATTGTTAAGGCAACTGATCAGCATGCTTTTTTAGCTATACATGATGTGCGTGATGTTTTTGGGGAAGGTTTTTTAGATATTTCAAAAACGTAA
- a CDS encoding Glu/Leu/Phe/Val family dehydrogenase, translating into MLESTQQIIHEALTKLGYEDQVYELLKEPMRMLTVRIPVRMDNGEIKVFTGYRAQHNDAVGPTKGGIRFHPEVTEDEVKSLSIWMTLKCGIVNVPYGGGKGGIICDPRNMSFPELERLSRGYVRAISQIVGPTKDIPAPDVFTNSQIMAWMMDEYSRIREFDSPGFITGKPVVLGGSHGRETATAMGVTICIEEAAKRREMNLVGAKIIVQGFGNAGGYLAKFLSDRGAKIIGISDAVGALYDENGLDIEYLLDRRDSFGTVTNLFQNTISNKDLLERECDILIPAAISNQITVENAHNIKAKIVVEAANGPTTMEATKILTERGVLIVPDVLASSGGVTVSYFEWVQNNLGYYWTEEEVLEKLRAKIVDAFNAVIQTASVHKVDTRLAAYMVGVQKTAEASRFRGWI; encoded by the coding sequence ATGCTTGAATCAACTCAACAAATCATTCATGAAGCATTAACAAAGCTTGGTTATGAAGATCAAGTGTATGAGTTGTTGAAAGAACCTATGCGTATGCTAACAGTACGAATTCCGGTACGTATGGATAATGGGGAAATAAAAGTATTTACTGGATATCGTGCACAGCATAATGATGCAGTAGGACCAACAAAAGGGGGCATTCGTTTCCATCCTGAAGTGACAGAAGATGAAGTGAAATCTTTATCGATCTGGATGACTTTAAAATGCGGGATAGTAAATGTACCTTACGGTGGCGGTAAAGGAGGAATTATTTGTGATCCTCGAAATATGTCTTTTCCAGAGCTTGAGCGATTGAGCAGAGGATATGTTAGGGCGATTAGTCAAATTGTAGGTCCTACGAAAGACATTCCAGCACCAGATGTATTCACAAACTCGCAAATTATGGCATGGATGATGGATGAGTACAGTCGAATTCGTGAATTTGATTCACCTGGATTTATTACTGGTAAGCCTGTTGTATTAGGTGGTTCTCATGGTCGTGAAACTGCTACAGCTATGGGTGTAACGATTTGTATCGAAGAAGCAGCTAAACGCAGAGAAATGAATCTTGTCGGAGCAAAAATAATTGTTCAAGGTTTCGGGAACGCAGGCGGATACTTAGCGAAATTTTTATCAGACCGCGGAGCTAAAATTATCGGGATTTCCGATGCTGTTGGAGCATTATATGATGAAAATGGTCTGGACATTGAATATTTACTTGATCGACGTGATTCTTTTGGAACAGTAACGAATTTATTTCAAAATACAATTTCAAATAAAGATTTACTTGAGCGTGAGTGTGACATTTTAATCCCTGCAGCTATTTCAAATCAAATTACGGTTGAAAATGCACATAATATTAAGGCGAAAATTGTAGTTGAGGCAGCAAATGGTCCCACTACGATGGAAGCAACTAAAATTTTAACTGAACGAGGAGTATTAATTGTTCCAGATGTATTGGCAAGTTCAGGTGGTGTAACTGTTTCTTACTTTGAATGGGTACAAAATAATTTAGGTTATTACTGGACGGAAGAAGAAGTATTAGAAAAACTACGTGCGAAAATAGTAGATGCATTTAACGCAGTTATTCAAACAGCATCTGTTCATAAAGTCGATACTCGCTTAGCGGCATATATGGTTGGCGTACAAAAAACAGCTGAAGCATCAAGATTTAGGGGCTGGATTTAA
- a CDS encoding ornithine--oxo-acid transaminase, producing the protein MTTSTSIIEKTESLGAKNYHPLPVVISEAKGAWVKDPEGNKYLDMLSAYSAVNQGHCHPKIIDALKKQADKITLTSRAFHNDQLGAFYEKVAQFTGKDMILPMNTGAEAVETAIKTARRWGYDKKGIENNQAEIIVCEDNFHGRTMGAVSLSSNEEYKRGFGPMLPGIKIIPYGDIEALKEAITPNTAAFLLEPIQGEAGIKIPREGFLKEALELCQKENVLFIADEIQSGLGRTGKLFACDWEDVKPDMYILGKALGGGVFPVSVVAANREILEVFEPGSHGSTFGGNPLACAVSVAALEVIEEEKLVERSLELGNYFKEKLQQIKNPMIAEVRGKGLFIGVELKEPAREYCEQLKEEGLLCKETHENVIRFAPPLIIKQEDLDWAIEKIYKVLEK; encoded by the coding sequence TTGACAACATCTACATCAATTATCGAAAAGACAGAAAGCCTCGGGGCAAAAAACTATCATCCACTACCAGTTGTTATTTCTGAAGCAAAAGGGGCATGGGTGAAAGATCCAGAGGGTAATAAGTATTTAGATATGTTAAGTGCATACTCAGCAGTAAACCAAGGACATTGCCATCCGAAGATTATTGATGCTTTGAAAAAACAAGCAGATAAAATAACATTAACATCCCGTGCATTTCATAACGATCAATTAGGTGCATTTTATGAAAAAGTTGCACAATTTACAGGTAAAGATATGATTCTACCTATGAATACAGGGGCTGAGGCAGTAGAAACTGCAATTAAAACAGCTCGCCGTTGGGGTTATGATAAGAAAGGGATTGAAAATAACCAAGCTGAAATCATTGTTTGTGAAGATAATTTCCATGGTAGAACAATGGGTGCTGTTTCACTTTCTTCTAATGAAGAGTATAAACGTGGATTTGGGCCAATGCTACCTGGCATCAAAATCATTCCTTATGGTGACATTGAGGCATTGAAAGAAGCTATTACACCAAATACAGCAGCATTCCTACTTGAGCCTATTCAAGGTGAAGCAGGAATTAAAATTCCAAGAGAAGGTTTCCTAAAAGAAGCTCTTGAATTATGTCAAAAAGAAAATGTCCTATTTATTGCTGACGAAATTCAATCAGGTCTAGGACGTACAGGGAAATTATTTGCTTGTGATTGGGAAGATGTAAAACCAGATATGTACATTTTAGGTAAAGCTCTTGGCGGCGGCGTATTTCCTGTTTCTGTCGTTGCGGCAAATCGTGAAATACTTGAAGTGTTTGAGCCAGGTTCTCATGGTTCAACATTTGGTGGAAATCCACTAGCATGTGCAGTTTCTGTTGCAGCTTTAGAAGTTATTGAAGAAGAAAAATTAGTTGAACGCTCTTTAGAGCTAGGTAACTATTTCAAAGAAAAATTACAACAAATTAAAAACCCAATGATTGCAGAAGTTCGTGGTAAAGGTTTATTCATCGGAGTTGAGTTGAAGGAACCAGCGAGAGAATATTGCGAACAATTAAAAGAAGAAGGACTTTTATGTAAAGAAACACATGAGAATGTTATTCGATTTGCACCACCGCTTATAATTAAACAAGAAGATTTAGATTGGGCAATTGAAAAGATTTATAAAGTATTAGAAAAATAA